From Quercus lobata isolate SW786 chromosome 1, ValleyOak3.0 Primary Assembly, whole genome shotgun sequence, one genomic window encodes:
- the LOC115953049 gene encoding cell wall / vacuolar inhibitor of fructosidase 2-like, producing MIEVKADFALLDSVCQKSEDYDFCMSSFRGDPRTCAADRNGLVLISIAINIDLVEATIDRIPHILKSLTDPLDKKRIHNCLTDFNDANVKLRGAYTASSARSYWKVIAFIRDVASKAIDCDGEYKKSPPIRQSSISDETFKVTKLTDITFAVIDSFIST from the coding sequence ATGATCGAAGTAAAGGCTGACTTTGCCTTACTCGACAGCGTTTGCCAGAAGTCCGAGGACTATGACTTTTGCATGTCAAGTTTTAGAGGGGACCCACGTACTTGTGCAGCTGATCGAAATGGTCTTGTCCTCATCTCTATTGCTATAAATATTGATTTAGTAGAAGCTACCATTGATCGAATCCCACATATTCTTAAATCGCTCACTGATCCACTGGATAAGAAACGAATTCATAATTGCCTAACCGATTTTAATGATGCAAATGTAAAATTGAGAGGTGCATATACGGCTTCAAGTGCAAGGTCTTATTGGAAAGTGATAGCTTTTATTAGGGATGTAGCTAGCAAAGCTATAGATTGTGATGGTGAATACAAAAAGAGCCCCCCTATACGTCAATCATCGATATCAGACGAGACTTTTAAAGTTACTAAGCTAACTGATATTACTTTCGCTGTAATTGATTCTTTCATTTCAACATAA